Proteins found in one Arachis stenosperma cultivar V10309 chromosome 8, arast.V10309.gnm1.PFL2, whole genome shotgun sequence genomic segment:
- the LOC130945012 gene encoding FCS-Like Zinc finger 6 — protein MLGKRGRPPMKRTTSMSEITFDLATDPKPPPPPPPPPPPLFPLSEQTPDFLFACCLCKRRLVPGSDIYMYRGDSGFCSQECRQQQMNQDEKRKDKCAVASNKQLVATAPSGSQLATT, from the exons atgttAGGGAAGAGAGGTCGTCCTCCAATGAAGAGAACCACCAGCATGTCTGAGATAACCTTCGATCTCGCTACGGATCCcaaaccaccaccaccaccaccgccaCCACCGCCGCCACTATTCCCACTCTCCGAACAAACCCCTGACTTCCTTTTTGCTTGCTGTCTCTGCAAACGGCGCTTGGTTCCTGGCTCTGACATATACATGTACAG GGGTGATAGTGGGTTCTGCAGTCAGGAATGCCGTCAACAGCAGATGAACCAGGACGAAAAGAGGAAGGATAAGTGTGCTGTGGCATCAAACAAACAACTTGTTGCAACCGCACCTTCTGGATCCCAACTTGCAACAACCTAA